The sequence ATCTGAGAAGAATACGTCCTCGACTAACGATGCTCACTTCTCGTGGTTGTTGGGCTTCATCGAAAGTGAAAGAATGAGGAGGAAGTGGTTCACTGAATTCCAAACGGagttcgtcttcttttttggttactgataaaagagaaaacgttGACAGATTAGACAATTGATGCTGAGTTCAAGCGCTCTTGTGTTTTACCTTGTCCTTGGTTTGTTGGCAAGCGCCTGTAGTTGGAGAGAAACACGTGTCGGTGACGATGGATTCCAGACTGAATCGCAGTGAATAGATTAGGACAGGATCGTGAGGGAGAATCACGTAGAGCGTTTAGAGTGGTTAACGATTGGCTTCGTGTCAAGCCAGGATTATTCGGCTGACTCGGGACGGGCACACTGTCGGAGTCGGGCGTCAAAGCAGGTTCCCACAAGGACGGAATAGTTTCCGTGGATCCCACAGTCGATTCTCCTTCGGAGCGCATTCCTCGATCGAAGTCAAGGTCATCAGGATCCAAATCATCTTCTCTCATGCTCATGTGGTAGCGACCGAGCGGTGTAGCTTGGTTTAGTTGTTCGGATGGCTCCAGCGTAATAAACGTGTAGGTCTCATCCGACGACAGCGCTTGACTATAAGATGGAGGGCCGTCATCTTTTGAAGAAACTCTTTCCCGAATTCCTTCACTAAATTGCTGTCTTGGCGTAGCACCACGACCTAAAGATAATTgttaacatttaaaaacataATCGTCATTAAACAGTAAATACGTTCATTACTTTTCAAGTAGTAAGTAGCGAAAGCGACCACAACAGCTGCAAGCACGACTATTGCGGATGACAGAGTGATGAACTCATTCCAGGATATTATGGACGATGAATTAGATGGGACTTCCGCTTGTTCATTCAATAACGGAAAGCACTTGTAAGAGCGCCTCTGATCTGTCAAATCTTCCGATTGATATCTGACGGGAAAACAAGTCAAATGTActgatgaaacaaaaacaagacaagTAATATCAAATGACAATACCCTGAAAGACAAGGACCACATTCTTCCTGTGATGTGGCGCAGTTGCGCACTCCCGAGGCACGATTTAATAGACTTTCACAAGGAATGCAAGTCTCGCAGACCAAATAAGATTGATCGCAATAGCTAGCGTCAGAGCAATCCCCATCCACGAGACACTGTAACAAATAATTCACGTTAATTTCAgtgttttaattttgtatAGTTAAATTGTTACCTCTTGATAAAAGGCGGCAGCATCCGATGATTGATGTAGATGCCAGACAAATACCCAGAAACTGAAGCTCACCAAGTAAAACAAATCCATTTCCTATAGCACCCTGCAAGTACTGagcgagtaaaaaaaaatcttacgtGCCAGTTAAAATTACACGATGCAAATGCTgatgtggaaaaaaaaattaataattcacATAGCTTCAAATTCACACCAATCACTACCCAGTGTTTAATAGCGAATGTTCATACCGTTTGAACTATTCGTCTACCTCATCAAGGAATACAATGATTCTTTTACCCTGACGAATGCATACCATTCTAGACAACACTTCGGTAGATTCCAGACGATCGTAACAGAACACTATTGTGCACGTATGTAAACTGCAAAGACAGAAATCGAGACAACaatgtttaaagaaaaagtgggGAGGAAAGTGGTGAAGGTGTGAACCTCTCGGTATATTCCACAGGATATATATATCTTACTTTGTGATGAGTTGATGACGTCGATTGTGAATTGTTCATGACTTTTAGTGACTACACGGTCGGTGTTTgaactttgtttgttttttaaattttactacttttcttaattttttttttcaattctaaaATCTGTTACTTGAAATCGCGAATGATTTACAGCGATCGCGTTTCCAAGTTGAATCAATTTTCTACACCAACATTTCAAACAAGATCAAAATCCCTCCAGTGCTCCCATCAGCCGAACACATCTCGGTTTCTCTTGGGGACTCTCTTCGGGACCTTTCCATCTTGGctctttttgtttcccttccacaaaaataaaaaaagaaagaaagatactCCATTCATCTAACTGCTGGTAGCATTACAATACAAAGTATTTCAAGtgtcatttttgttattgcaAAAAGAGTGTTAAGAAAAGACATACTGTGGATTTTACACCTAATAAACTTCGTCGACTTACCGTTTTCGAGTGAAACCAAAATTGTTACAAAcacaaattaatgaaattgttCGTCGAGCGCATCCAAACACTTTTCGATGTTGTTCGTAGAGGAGTGTAAACTAGACTGTGACAGTGTTCGCACACAAAGCGCTTGGTGGTTACAAAGAAAAGCAAGCAGTGGTTGCAAGCAGCAGGTCTGGACTTGTCTTAATGACCTCCTTCTTTCTTGCTTTTTGGTTCTACCTCTCGCTACTAGCTATTCGCATAGCAACAAAACTCTTCAGCGGACCCCCTtttttgccccccccccccatcccctAGTATCACAGACAGAAAAAATGCCGCTCtcttaacaacaaaaaaatgtaaaaaagttGATAGTTTGATTTGTCACAGGCGCGGTCGAACACTTGCATTAACCAGCGCCTGCGGCTGTTATTGCCGTTATTGTTTCGCTTTTATGTTTGCTTTGAAAATCCTATCTTATTACTCTTATTTACGTTTGACAACTCGATGACCGAATCTGGCGGAATCTTTCGTTTATGCAAAAATCAAGACCGGGTGTTAGATTGTAATGCGTGTATTTCTGACACGCATTACTTGTAACGCCTTATTGTAACCCTGCATCACTTTAAATTTAATGTAAACTGGGAAGCGGCGCTCACGTGTAAGCAGAGTTTATAGAATAGCAACACTCACAAGGCTGTGACACGACATAACGAGGTTTATACATAATCCCGACGGAACGATAATTCCTGCACGAAACTCGGCAAACCCATCGGAATGAACGTCATCATCAGATTGGAGTCGGTTGTAACGAATAGGTTGAGCTCCGTTCCACGGGTGTTACAGGGAAAGGGATGCGGTTGCCAGCCAAAAAGGTTACAAGCGGTGTATGGTGTTGTGTTTTCAAATATATCCATTAATACAAATCTCCATCCTTAAAAAAGTAGTAGTAtttgtttaaaagaaatacaaaaatagtACGGTTCGGTACGGCTATAAAATAGTGTGAGGAAAAAATTACCAAGTCGAAATGCGCACAATTCGCGCATTACAGATTTTTGGtcgtttaaaatattttttgtacaATAACCATGTACGAACAAAGACCGTTCCACAATGTGTAAATTACTTCATGCAAACTTCAttgctaatttttaaaaaaaaattgtacctATTTCCATTACCGAAATTGTTTAAAGTTGCCTTTCTTTATATTCTTActgggattttttttgtttcacatgaTTACATCAAATTTGCCATATATAAACGATTTAATGTGAATTTGGCGCATGCTGAATTAAAATTACAAGAATTTAATCTTCATTTATAACAATGACAGTTAATGCACTCAACTTTAATAGTGTATGGGGTGCGgattgaacactttttccaaaaaaaatgttcaaaaatcgattaccatatttgatctgaaaacaaattgataatcgattcgaatattgaaaccaagttgaaaataaattcaaaaattgaaaatgttttgaaattgatttcataaattgaaaatgattttgaaaaatgaaaatgatttcgaaaaactaaaatgaatttgaaaaactaaaatgatttcgaaaaatgaaaacgaatttgaaaaatgaaaatgaacttgaaaaatgaaaatgaacttgaatatccatacaatttcgggagtgcgatatgacaccaccctactctatccccagctctctccggatgctatagccaccccgagacaaccgactagccattgatggctatgtcgctgattccagccagcaaggtcgtcagcgatactgtcagcccttgccgggcggtgctggccaccgctgccgccacaacggccgccgctaaagtctctctcgaccgcaggccgagtattaccctacacaaaaatagattacacgatccaacgtgaaaagtttcatgttcctatacgactacttttatttgaggccggccatgaaaaaaaagcttttctgttgaaacggACATGAGCAACATGACCATTTGGATCCTCTTCTTTGGCCTCCACCGCCATGTCCGCTGCCTCCATGATGGTAGAAAAGATAGACGTTGCGCCAATTTTTGGTGTTCAATCCGTCGCTGCAGCTGAGACAGAGCCATCCTTCCAATGAGCTCTTCCTTGGAAATGGCCCAATTGTATATCACTTCCGGCGCAAGTGGACCACATGGCAAAGACGTAGAGACAATAGAGAAGTCCAGCTCCCCAATCCGCTTAGATAGCGGATAATTTCCAGCAGGGCCAGCACCAACATGAGGATCCACGTCAGCAAGAAGGCGTgtccgccttcttcttctcgtcggaTTGAACGGCAGAGTATCGCAGCAGTACAGGACGCATAGGCCTATCCAGCGAAACGTACCAGAACACTTCTTTCCGGGCAGTTGGCAGTTAGTGGAATGACGAGAACTTCGCGAGAACGTCATACCGAGGCGTGACTGGAACTTTTCTCAGGTGAAAGCCACCCATTCGGCCGTTCCGTCTTCATCGTTGCTGGGTAGGCTGTGTGTCATTTACTgcaggaacatgaaacttttcacgttgggtcgtgtaatctatttttgtgtaggataatactcggcctgcggtcgagagagactttagcggcggccgttgtggcggcagcggtggccagcaccgcccggcaagggctgacagtatcgctgacggccttgctggctggaatcagcgacatagccatcaatggctagtcggttgtctcggggtggctatagcatccggagagagctggggatagagtagggtggtgtcatatcgcactcccgaaattgtatggatattcaagttcattttcatttttcaagttcattttcatttttcaaattcgttttcatttttcgaaatcattttagtttttcaaattcattttagtttttcgaaatcattttcatttttcaaaatcattttcaatttatgaaatcaatttcaaaacattttcaatttttgaatttattttcaacttggtttcaatattcgaatcgattatcaatttgttttcagatcaaatatggtaatcgatttttgaacattttttttggaaaaagtgttcaatcCGCACCCCATAATAGTGGTTATTTcacaattacaaaaaaataactgcaTGCATTACACTGAAAACAGCTTGTTATGGATTGGTGCATTATAAATAGTTGTTCCGTTGTTCCTGTAAACAATAATGGATCACTGCAAAATCATCACAACATTTAAAGTGAACACACAATAAATATATTTAGACAAGTAAGTAAGTGTCATTTTATATATATCTTTCGATGGAAAACAAAAGCGTAATTGCGTGTACATTAAAAcagcaataaaaatatttttttcgtaaaatttaattttttaaatgaagattGTGAACACatttagaaaataatgaatgaGACTTATTCTCTTTCGAGATCAATACTTAGAGATCAAAGGTAAAAACTCATCGTGGTGATGAAATTATCGGCACATCACTGATAAGTCTCTGCAACAGAATTGTATGTTGGATTCATTTGCTGGCGAAGAGGGACATTTCCAATCAATATGTCTAAGGGGACCACTAGTTTAGAAGCCAGCGCTTCAGAATCGACTAGTCGGAACTGCGGTTTAAAATAACATGAAACGGCTGCAAAGTtcagggaaatttaaaaaatttctcacCTCAActttgtaagaaatgtcaatgATTTCGCAAAATTGCAAGTAAGACGGCGTTACTGATGGAACGACGATGGGAAACACTTGCAGTGCATCCTGAAACTCACTTCCTCTACGTTTTTGTTCAAACAAAACGCGTTCGTAGGTTTTAGATTTGTTATGAGTATGAAAATCAACGCTctggaggaagaaaaacaaaggaaaataTCAACACAAAGAtagtcaataaaataaaaatgcaattCAATTAAATACCTCAATAAGGGAAACTGTTGAACCAAGCAATGTTGTCTGACTTTGGTTGTCGACATCTGCATGTAATAAAATGGTTTCGCCTGCAACGTAGCCCGTTCTGTGTAAGTAGACTTTAACTGTTATGAGACCAGATCGACAACATAGCCAACGGAAAACGGGTTTAGCTTTGATGGACTGTGTCGGCATCTattaaaaagattttaaaatttctttttcttaggaaaaaaaaatcattattgg is a genomic window of Daphnia pulicaria isolate SC F1-1A chromosome 2, SC_F0-13Bv2, whole genome shotgun sequence containing:
- the LOC124325941 gene encoding uncharacterized protein LOC124325941 — protein: MDLFYLVSFSFWVFVWHLHQSSDAAAFYQECLVDGDCSDASYCDQSYLVCETCIPCESLLNRASGVRNCATSQEECGPCLSGYQSEDLTDQRRSYKCFPLLNEQAEVPSNSSSIISWNEFITLSSAIVVLAAVVVAFATYYLKSRGATPRQQFSEGIRERVSSKDDGPPSYSQALSSDETYTFITLEPSEQLNQATPLGRYHMSMREDDLDPDDLDFDRGMRSEGESTVGSTETIPSLWEPALTPDSDSVPVPSQPNNPGLTRSQSLTTLNALRDSPSRSCPNLFTAIQSGIHRHRHVFLSNYRRLPTNQGQVTKKEDELRLEFSEPLPPHSFTFDEAQQPREVSIVSRGRILLRSISAPEENAGSQDTLVVDPAAFTSFSRRRPLVSEDVTSNKRRRRE